The following are encoded in a window of Lactobacillus intestinalis genomic DNA:
- a CDS encoding dUTP diphosphatase: MKTRGFEVVSKYQDKGINLPRRQTLASAGYDIEAAEDIVIPSIWRLNFVRIFRLIRNGHQLYERDYKLADEILKPILVPTGLKVYMPEDEVLILANRSSNTFKKNLALPNGIGVIDADYYNNPNNEGELFVQVLNYGVRPLHIKKGDRIAQGIFMKYLKTDDDDPISRQRLSGFGSTNKEGKN; the protein is encoded by the coding sequence ATGAAGACGCGTGGTTTTGAAGTTGTAAGTAAATATCAAGATAAAGGGATTAATTTGCCTAGACGCCAAACTTTGGCTAGTGCAGGTTATGATATTGAGGCGGCTGAAGATATTGTGATTCCAAGTATTTGGCGTTTAAATTTTGTGAGAATTTTTCGCCTTATTCGCAATGGCCACCAATTATATGAACGGGATTATAAGCTTGCCGATGAAATTTTGAAGCCGATTTTGGTGCCTACTGGTCTTAAAGTTTACATGCCAGAAGATGAAGTGCTAATTTTAGCTAATCGCTCATCTAATACTTTTAAAAAGAATTTGGCACTTCCAAATGGAATTGGTGTAATTGACGCGGATTACTATAATAATCCTAATAATGAGGGCGAATTATTTGTCCAAGTCTTAAATTATGGCGTTCGTCCACTTCATATTAAAAAAGGAGATCGGATTGCTCAGGGAATTTTTATGAAGTATCTTAAAACAGATGATGATGATCCAATTAGCCGTCAACGTTTGAGTGGCTTTGGATCTACTAATAAAGAAGGGAAAAATTAA
- the radA gene encoding DNA repair protein RadA, with product MARVKTQYKCRSCGYISASYLGRCPNCGAWNQFEKETQEVQKRSAKQSPSQLIKKTGLSEPVKLENIKAEKEDRIKTKSEELNRVLGGGIVPGSLVLIGGDPGIGKSTLMLQIMSDIAEKYKVLYVSGEESANQIKLRADRLGVGKSDMLLYPETDMHDIREQIDDLKPDFVVIDSIQTMNEPSLDSMTGSASQVREVTSELMKIAKMNAITVFVIGHVTKEGAIAGPKILEHMVDTVLYFEGDEHHSYRILHSVKNRFGAANEIGMFEMVNEGLREVSNPSSIFLDQRLPQSTGSAIVVSLEGTRPLLAEIQALVTPTVFGYAKRTTSGIDYNRAALLLAVLEKRGNLMLQNQDVYLTATGGIKLNEPAIDLAIAMSVASSYNNKEISPTDCFVGEVGLTGEVRRVNKIESRITEAAKVGFKRIFIPRHNMDKSLTDLGIEVIPVSSIPQALKLVFG from the coding sequence ATGGCTCGAGTAAAAACTCAATATAAATGCCGCTCTTGTGGCTACATTTCGGCTAGCTATTTAGGTCGTTGTCCTAATTGTGGTGCATGGAATCAATTTGAAAAAGAAACTCAAGAAGTTCAAAAACGCTCAGCTAAGCAATCACCTAGTCAATTGATTAAAAAGACTGGATTGAGTGAGCCGGTTAAATTAGAAAATATCAAGGCAGAAAAAGAAGACCGAATTAAAACTAAGTCTGAAGAATTAAACCGAGTTTTAGGAGGAGGAATTGTTCCCGGATCACTGGTTTTAATTGGGGGAGATCCTGGAATCGGTAAATCCACTTTGATGCTGCAAATCATGAGCGATATCGCCGAAAAATATAAGGTTTTATATGTTTCTGGAGAAGAGTCTGCCAATCAAATTAAGCTTCGCGCAGATCGTTTGGGCGTTGGTAAAAGCGACATGCTTTTATACCCGGAAACAGATATGCATGACATTCGCGAGCAAATTGATGATTTAAAGCCTGACTTTGTTGTAATTGACTCGATTCAGACTATGAATGAACCAAGTTTAGATTCCATGACTGGTTCAGCATCTCAAGTACGTGAAGTAACTAGTGAACTTATGAAAATTGCCAAGATGAATGCAATTACTGTTTTTGTAATTGGCCATGTGACTAAGGAAGGGGCAATTGCTGGTCCAAAGATTTTGGAACATATGGTGGATACGGTGCTTTATTTTGAGGGAGATGAACACCATTCCTACCGAATTTTGCACTCAGTAAAGAATCGTTTTGGGGCTGCTAATGAAATTGGAATGTTTGAAATGGTCAATGAAGGATTAAGAGAGGTAAGCAATCCGTCTTCAATTTTTCTTGATCAAAGATTACCCCAATCCACTGGGTCGGCGATTGTAGTTTCACTTGAAGGAACGCGCCCACTATTAGCAGAAATTCAGGCTTTAGTGACGCCGACAGTTTTTGGTTATGCTAAGCGAACTACTTCCGGAATTGATTATAATCGAGCAGCACTTCTTTTAGCGGTTTTAGAAAAACGAGGCAACTTAATGCTTCAAAACCAGGATGTATATTTGACTGCAACTGGTGGGATTAAGTTGAATGAACCTGCAATTGACTTGGCAATTGCAATGTCTGTCGCATCCAGCTATAACAACAAGGAAATTTCACCAACTGATTGTTTTGTCGGCGAAGTGGGCTTAACTGGGGAAGTACGACGCGTTAATAAAATTGAATCGCGAATTACTGAAGCTGCTAAAGTGGGGTTTAAAAGGATTTTTATTCCCCGACATAATATGGATAAAAGCTTAACTGATTTAGGAATTGAAGTGATTCCAGTTTCCAGCATTCCACAAGCTTTGAAACTTGTTTTTGGTTAA
- the gltX gene encoding glutamate--tRNA ligase — protein sequence MAKEKIRVRYAPSPTGHLHIGNARTALFNYLFARHNKGTFVLRIEDTDQKRNVEGGSKSQMENLHWLGIDWDEGPDKGGDYGPYRQSERKDIYNKYIKQLIDEGKAYYSYKTEEELEAQREEQRAMGIAPHYTYEYEGMTADEIKKAQADAEAKGLKPVVRIHIPEMETYEWDDMVKGHLSFESDTIGGDFVIQKRDGMPTYNFAVVVDDHLMKITHVLRGDDHVSNTPKQLVVYEALGWEAPKFGHMTLIINAATGKKLSKRDESVLQFIEQYRDLGYLPEAMFNFITLLGWSPVGENEIFTQREFIKQFDPKRLSKSPAAFDQKKLEWVNNQYIKKADRDTLLDLALNNLQEAGLVDEHPTPEKMEWIRQLVNIYSVQMSYTQQIVEMAKIFFEEAKDLSEEELEEIKKDDARPVIEEFKKQLNLIPRFTAVQIMNAIQATRRETGVKGRKLFMPIRIAGTRSMVGPGIGEAMELLGKERVLEHLDLTLKQMEENGL from the coding sequence TTGGCTAAAGAAAAGATTCGTGTAAGATATGCACCAAGTCCAACTGGTCACTTACACATTGGTAATGCACGTACTGCACTTTTTAACTATTTATTCGCTCGTCACAACAAGGGTACCTTCGTTTTAAGAATTGAAGATACTGACCAAAAGCGTAATGTTGAAGGTGGATCTAAGTCACAGATGGAAAACCTTCACTGGTTAGGTATTGATTGGGATGAAGGTCCTGACAAGGGCGGAGATTATGGTCCATACCGTCAATCAGAAAGAAAAGATATTTACAATAAATACATCAAGCAATTGATTGATGAAGGTAAGGCTTACTACTCATATAAGACTGAAGAAGAACTTGAAGCACAACGTGAAGAACAACGTGCGATGGGAATTGCTCCTCACTATACCTACGAATATGAAGGCATGACTGCTGATGAAATTAAAAAGGCACAAGCAGATGCTGAAGCAAAAGGTTTAAAGCCAGTTGTACGTATCCATATTCCAGAGATGGAAACTTACGAATGGGACGATATGGTTAAGGGTCACTTAAGCTTTGAATCTGATACTATCGGCGGCGACTTTGTTATTCAAAAGCGTGATGGAATGCCAACTTACAACTTTGCCGTTGTAGTTGATGACCACTTGATGAAGATTACCCATGTTCTTCGTGGAGATGACCACGTTTCAAACACTCCAAAGCAATTGGTAGTTTATGAAGCTCTTGGTTGGGAAGCACCTAAGTTTGGTCACATGACTTTGATTATTAATGCCGCAACGGGTAAGAAGTTATCAAAGCGTGATGAATCTGTTCTTCAATTTATTGAACAATATCGTGACCTTGGTTACTTACCAGAAGCTATGTTTAACTTTATTACCCTTCTTGGTTGGTCACCAGTTGGAGAAAATGAAATCTTTACTCAACGTGAATTCATTAAGCAATTTGATCCAAAGCGTTTATCAAAATCTCCAGCTGCTTTTGACCAAAAGAAGCTTGAATGGGTAAACAACCAATACATTAAGAAGGCAGATCGTGATACCTTGCTTGATTTAGCTTTGAACAATTTGCAAGAAGCTGGTCTTGTTGATGAACATCCAACTCCAGAAAAGATGGAATGGATTCGTCAATTGGTTAACATTTACTCAGTTCAAATGTCATACACCCAACAAATCGTGGAAATGGCAAAAATTTTCTTTGAAGAGGCAAAAGATTTATCTGAAGAAGAACTTGAAGAAATCAAGAAAGACGACGCTCGTCCAGTAATTGAAGAATTCAAGAAGCAATTGAATCTTATCCCACGCTTTACTGCTGTTCAAATTATGAATGCAATCCAAGCTACTCGTCGTGAAACTGGCGTTAAAGGAAGAAAACTCTTTATGCCAATTCGAATTGCAGGTACTAGATCGATGGTAGGACCTGGTATTGGTGAAGCTATGGAACTTTTGGGTAAAGAAAGAGTTCTTGAACACTTAGACTTAACCTTGAAGCAAATGGAAGAAAACGGTCTTTAA
- the cysS gene encoding cysteine--tRNA ligase: MKVFNTLTRQKEDFKPITPGQINMYVCGPTVYNYIHIGNARSVIAFDTIRRYFEYKGYKVNYVSNFTDVDDKMINEAREEHTTVPKLADKYIRAYLEDTEALNIEKATLHPRATHEISEIIAFVEDLIKKGYAYEVDGDVYYRAKKFPNYGELSDQNIEQLEEGASEHINDEEQNRKEDPIDFALWKAQKEEDEIAWDSPWGKGRPGWHIECSVMSTKYLGDTIDIHGGGQDLEFPHHENEIAQSEAKTGKKFVNYWLHNGFVTVGKKEEKMSKSLHNFVTVHDLIKTVDPQVLRFFMASVQYRRQINYSEENLAQAKTILDRFKNTLLNINYRLEEDTETKADPKLTEAIANTKVEFEKAMDDDFNVQNALAAIYDLLPIINANAALDNVDKDALSNFKEEFIKWLSIFGIDCEKLIKKEAGADDDKIDALVKERDEARKNKDWARSDEIRDQLKDLGVTIQDTPQGTRWTRE, from the coding sequence GTGAAAGTATTTAATACACTGACGCGTCAAAAAGAAGATTTCAAGCCAATTACTCCAGGACAGATTAACATGTATGTCTGTGGGCCGACCGTTTACAATTACATCCATATTGGTAACGCGCGTAGCGTGATTGCTTTTGATACAATTAGACGCTATTTCGAATATAAAGGCTACAAAGTAAACTACGTTTCTAACTTTACGGACGTAGATGACAAGATGATCAATGAAGCAAGAGAAGAACATACCACTGTTCCAAAACTTGCTGATAAGTATATTCGTGCTTATTTAGAAGATACTGAAGCTTTAAATATTGAAAAGGCAACTTTGCATCCCCGCGCAACTCATGAAATCAGTGAGATCATTGCATTTGTGGAAGATCTAATTAAAAAAGGTTATGCTTATGAAGTTGATGGAGATGTATACTACCGAGCAAAGAAGTTTCCAAATTATGGCGAATTAAGCGATCAAAATATTGAGCAACTTGAAGAAGGGGCTTCTGAGCATATTAATGATGAAGAACAAAACCGCAAGGAAGACCCGATTGATTTTGCTCTTTGGAAAGCTCAAAAAGAAGAGGATGAAATTGCTTGGGATTCTCCATGGGGTAAAGGTCGTCCAGGCTGGCATATTGAATGTTCCGTAATGTCTACTAAATACTTAGGTGATACCATTGATATTCATGGTGGTGGGCAAGATTTGGAATTTCCGCACCATGAAAATGAAATTGCTCAAAGTGAAGCTAAAACTGGTAAAAAGTTTGTTAACTACTGGCTTCATAATGGTTTTGTGACAGTTGGTAAAAAAGAAGAAAAAATGTCTAAATCACTTCACAACTTTGTCACGGTTCATGATTTGATTAAAACAGTTGATCCTCAAGTTTTACGTTTCTTCATGGCAAGTGTGCAATATCGTCGCCAAATTAATTATTCAGAAGAAAACTTGGCTCAAGCCAAAACTATTCTTGATCGTTTTAAGAATACTTTATTGAATATCAATTATCGTTTAGAAGAGGATACTGAAACTAAAGCTGATCCAAAACTTACTGAAGCTATCGCAAATACTAAAGTAGAATTTGAAAAAGCAATGGATGACGATTTTAATGTTCAAAATGCTTTAGCCGCAATCTATGATCTTTTGCCAATAATTAATGCCAATGCGGCTTTAGATAATGTTGATAAGGATGCCCTTTCAAACTTTAAAGAAGAATTTATTAAGTGGCTCAGCATTTTTGGAATTGATTGCGAAAAGTTGATCAAAAAAGAAGCAGGTGCTGATGATGATAAAATCGACGCTTTAGTTAAAGAGCGTGATGAAGCTCGTAAGAACAAGGATTGGGCACGAAGTGATGAAATTCGCGATCAATTGAAAGATCTAGGCGTTACCATTCAAGACACTCCTCAAGGAACAAGGTGGACTCGTGAATAA
- a CDS encoding Mini-ribonuclease 3 produces the protein MNKIKKLTEENVNPNTLSGQTLAYLGDAVYEIYIRRHLIKGGIVKPQNLQRDATHYVSAKAQAALITKLQDDDLLTDEELAAFRRGRNSKTHTKAKNTSLKTYQMSTGFEAIWGYLDLAGKTDRVEELTLWCIQTVEDGGISNYDFK, from the coding sequence GTGAATAAAATAAAGAAATTGACTGAAGAAAATGTAAATCCAAATACTTTAAGTGGTCAGACTTTGGCTTACTTGGGGGATGCGGTATATGAAATTTATATTCGGCGTCATTTGATTAAGGGTGGAATTGTGAAACCACAGAATCTTCAAAGAGACGCTACTCATTATGTTTCTGCCAAAGCTCAAGCAGCTTTGATTACCAAATTACAAGATGATGATTTGCTAACGGATGAAGAGTTAGCTGCTTTTAGACGAGGACGTAATTCGAAGACTCACACTAAAGCTAAAAATACTAGCTTAAAAACATATCAAATGTCTACTGGCTTTGAAGCTATTTGGGGTTACTTGGATTTAGCAGGTAAAACTGATCGCGTTGAAGAATTGACCCTTTGGTGCATTCAAACTGTAGAAGATGGAGGGATTAGTAATTATGACTTCAAATAA
- the rlmB gene encoding 23S rRNA (guanosine(2251)-2'-O)-methyltransferase RlmB gives MTSNNKDFVFGRHAGIDFLKTQGADRINKVFLQHGVQEDFANQVYSLAKKKRLVVQTVPRSKLDNLVQGGNHQGLVLAVSSFEYADLDHLLDKFEQEGKEPFLLMLDSIEDPHNLGSILRSADATGVDAIIIPKRHATGLTSVVAKTSTGAIDYVPVARVNNLVQTTKELKKRGYWIFGTDMEGTDYRKWDANGKTVLVIGNEGKGISPLLKKQMDQTLTLPMVGHVQSLNASVATGVMLYQMLNSRHPLK, from the coding sequence ATGACTTCAAATAATAAAGATTTTGTCTTTGGCCGACATGCGGGAATTGATTTCTTAAAAACTCAAGGTGCTGATCGAATCAATAAAGTATTTCTCCAGCATGGAGTACAGGAAGATTTTGCTAATCAAGTTTATTCTTTAGCTAAAAAGAAACGCTTAGTGGTTCAAACTGTGCCTAGAAGTAAGCTTGATAATTTGGTTCAAGGTGGAAATCACCAAGGATTAGTGTTGGCCGTATCAAGTTTTGAATATGCGGATTTAGATCACCTATTGGATAAGTTTGAGCAAGAAGGCAAAGAACCATTTTTGTTGATGCTGGATTCAATTGAAGATCCTCACAATTTGGGATCGATTTTAAGATCAGCCGATGCGACAGGAGTGGATGCAATTATTATTCCTAAGCGTCATGCAACTGGGTTAACATCAGTTGTTGCTAAAACTTCCACTGGAGCAATCGATTACGTACCTGTAGCTAGAGTTAATAATTTAGTTCAAACTACTAAAGAACTTAAAAAGCGAGGTTATTGGATATTCGGTACAGATATGGAAGGTACCGATTATCGTAAATGGGATGCAAATGGTAAGACAGTTTTAGTAATTGGTAACGAAGGTAAAGGAATCTCCCCACTTCTTAAGAAACAAATGGATCAAACTTTGACCCTTCCAATGGTAGGCCATGTTCAATCCTTAAATGCTAGTGTGGCGACTGGGGTAATGCTTTATCAAATGTTAAATAGTCGCCATCCGTTAAAATAG
- a CDS encoding sigma-70 family RNA polymerase sigma factor: MNSNEIRELELIEKIKLQDSEALKQLCNIYQPLIRSISNNYFLRIYDYQDWQQEAMIVCYSCAQSFSRERGSFAGYFRRRLTNHIISLIRKHWSLKSKINNSAASWEYISEFGVGEIECGISELIVPLGDLYTEIVEKLSNLELAALMIVLGQADEERVIMNLNIDKKVMQRAKSRMMNKFRDVLFE, translated from the coding sequence ATGAATAGTAATGAAATACGAGAGCTCGAATTAATTGAAAAAATAAAGCTTCAGGATAGTGAGGCTTTAAAGCAATTATGTAATATTTATCAACCTTTAATTAGGTCAATTAGTAATAATTACTTTTTGCGAATTTATGATTATCAAGATTGGCAGCAAGAAGCCATGATTGTGTGTTATAGTTGTGCACAAAGTTTTTCAAGAGAAAGAGGAAGTTTTGCTGGTTATTTTAGAAGAAGACTCACGAATCATATAATAAGTTTGATTAGAAAGCATTGGTCATTGAAGAGTAAAATCAATAATTCGGCAGCGTCATGGGAGTATATCAGTGAATTTGGTGTAGGAGAGATTGAGTGTGGAATAAGTGAATTAATTGTTCCGCTTGGAGATCTGTATACTGAAATTGTCGAAAAGTTATCTAATTTAGAATTGGCAGCTTTAATGATTGTGTTAGGTCAAGCTGATGAAGAGAGAGTTATTATGAATTTAAATATTGATAAAAAAGTTATGCAGAGAGCCAAATCTAGGATGATGAATAAATTTAGAGATGTGTTATTTGAGTGA
- a CDS encoding P8 family protein, which produces MADEIIKTALLDRHMKEVFDWSDSDMPVRDALWDYFMEKNGRDTMKTEEDMLPFLKDSDDKIEAFVDENLKK; this is translated from the coding sequence ATGGCAGACGAAATTATTAAGACTGCATTGTTGGACCGTCACATGAAGGAAGTATTTGACTGGAGTGATTCAGATATGCCAGTTAGAGATGCCCTTTGGGACTACTTCATGGAAAAGAATGGTAGAGATACCATGAAGACGGAGGAAGATATGCTTCCGTTCTTAAAAGACTCTGACGATAAGATCGAAGCCTTCGTTGACGAAAATCTTAAGAAGTAA
- a CDS encoding gluconokinase, producing MKYIIGIDVGTTATKVVLYDENGQKVASAQREYPLIQEKMDQAEEDPKLIFDAVQDVIFSLSRKRKITAISWSSQMHSLIGLDGNKELLTNSLTWADNRAKNVVKKAKAEGLAQKIYQQTGMPIHPMAPVYKLFWLKQEKPEIFSEVKYWLGIKEYLIYRLTGKLVEDLSMAAGTGLLNLKTLTWDQELLSQVGITEQALPKLVKSSDVVGSVKEEYRRKLDLDENTKVIAGASDGYLSTIGVGAIDEADFAMNVGTSGAVRCLAKKSVIDKKAQFFCYPADQGYLIGGPVNNGGIVFEWARKVLLGPNESAENFLTLAQSAPVGNRGLIFHPYLGGERAPIWDANARGSFVGLTRSHTKAEMARSVIEGIVFNLYDASHEIIQSAGKPHAIRITGGFVRSDFIRQMLADVYNLPIIAMKNSESGTLAAMFLGRQALGLSRDLSEIRKFVSEEKVYFPDPENVTRYQKILPVYREIENDLAKSYEKLANLQNKLQ from the coding sequence TTGAAATATATAATTGGAATTGATGTTGGAACAACCGCGACTAAGGTTGTGCTTTATGATGAAAATGGCCAAAAAGTTGCCAGTGCCCAAAGAGAATATCCTTTGATTCAAGAAAAGATGGATCAAGCTGAAGAAGATCCTAAGTTAATATTTGATGCCGTTCAGGATGTGATTTTTTCTTTATCACGAAAGAGAAAGATTACGGCAATTTCTTGGTCGAGTCAAATGCATAGTTTAATTGGACTTGATGGGAATAAGGAATTACTGACTAATAGTCTTACCTGGGCTGATAACCGCGCTAAGAATGTAGTAAAAAAGGCTAAAGCAGAGGGCTTAGCACAGAAAATTTACCAACAAACAGGGATGCCTATTCACCCAATGGCACCAGTTTATAAGCTGTTTTGGCTTAAACAAGAAAAGCCTGAAATTTTTTCTGAAGTAAAATATTGGTTAGGAATCAAAGAATACTTGATTTATCGCTTAACCGGGAAACTAGTCGAAGATTTATCGATGGCTGCAGGCACCGGGCTTTTAAATTTAAAAACTTTAACTTGGGATCAGGAGTTACTTTCGCAAGTGGGAATTACTGAGCAAGCTCTTCCTAAATTAGTAAAAAGTAGTGATGTTGTAGGATCAGTTAAAGAAGAATATCGCCGAAAGCTTGATTTAGATGAAAATACCAAAGTAATTGCTGGTGCTAGTGATGGCTACTTGTCAACAATTGGCGTGGGTGCGATTGATGAGGCCGATTTTGCGATGAATGTTGGGACTTCGGGGGCTGTGAGATGCTTAGCAAAAAAGAGCGTAATCGATAAAAAGGCGCAATTTTTCTGTTATCCAGCAGATCAAGGTTATTTGATTGGCGGACCGGTAAATAATGGTGGGATTGTTTTTGAATGGGCACGAAAAGTGTTACTTGGTCCTAATGAAAGTGCAGAAAATTTTTTGACTTTAGCACAAAGTGCACCCGTTGGAAATAGAGGCTTAATTTTTCATCCTTATTTGGGCGGCGAAAGAGCGCCGATTTGGGATGCGAATGCTCGCGGATCCTTTGTGGGACTAACCAGAAGTCATACTAAGGCCGAGATGGCCCGAAGTGTAATTGAGGGAATAGTTTTTAACCTGTATGATGCGTCGCACGAAATTATTCAAAGTGCTGGCAAGCCCCACGCAATCCGAATCACCGGTGGCTTTGTGCGGAGTGATTTTATTCGGCAAATGCTCGCTGATGTGTATAATTTGCCGATTATTGCAATGAAGAATAGTGAGAGTGGTACGCTGGCAGCGATGTTTTTAGGAAGGCAAGCACTAGGACTCAGTCGAGATCTAAGTGAAATTCGAAAATTTGTAAGTGAAGAGAAAGTTTATTTTCCTGATCCGGAAAATGTGACTCGTTATCAAAAAATTCTTCCTGTTTATCGCGAAATTGAAAATGATTTAGCTAAGTCATATGAAAAATTAGCCAATCTTCAAAATAAGTTGCAATAA
- a CDS encoding 1-deoxy-D-xylulose-5-phosphate synthase → MNKHPEYLLNQISSPADLKKLDIKQMQKLAEEIRTLILEKDAAEGGHLGPDLGIVEATIAYHYVFDAPKDKIIWDVSHQTYPHKMLTGRVLAWLDPDHYQDVTPYTNPDESPYDYYAVGHTSTSIALATGMAKARDLMGNHENIMALIGDGSMTGGLAYEGLNNAAIEPHNLVVVVNDNQMSIDDNIGGLVTVLKKLRDSNGETKENPFTAMGFDYRYVANGNDIESMIKAFEAVKDVDHPILLHINTLKGKGYQPAIDNEEAHHWVMPFDLKTDKTTVPMPEGPTANSVAMDVMKEHIEDGDKIMAINAAIPGVFGLDEIKEKYPANYHDVGIAEQESVAFAAGMAKEGAIPVLFENSTFLQRAFDQLSHDVAANDLPVVMMVAGGGMSGTSKTHLGIFDQVMVSNLPNWIYVAPTTLAEEKAMMEWAIKQRKHPVAIKMPTKRVPEGQEFSHDYSEIKYDIKPGKDVAILALGDMYSMLGERVADKLGASLVNPVSANILDKDTLDKLANENKVIITLEDNLLDGGFGEKVASYLGDKDVKILNYGQKRVYTDQVPLKQILKDNRMTVDQIVEDVKNT, encoded by the coding sequence ATGAATAAACATCCAGAATATTTATTAAATCAAATTTCTTCTCCAGCTGATCTGAAGAAGCTTGACATTAAGCAAATGCAAAAATTAGCTGAAGAAATCAGAACCTTAATCCTAGAAAAAGATGCAGCCGAAGGTGGTCACTTAGGTCCAGATTTGGGAATTGTTGAAGCAACGATCGCTTACCACTATGTTTTCGACGCACCAAAGGACAAGATTATCTGGGACGTTTCTCACCAAACATACCCTCACAAGATGTTAACTGGCCGTGTACTCGCGTGGCTTGACCCCGATCACTACCAAGATGTAACTCCTTATACCAATCCTGATGAAAGTCCATATGACTATTACGCAGTCGGCCACACTTCAACTTCAATTGCCCTAGCAACCGGAATGGCTAAGGCACGTGACTTAATGGGCAATCATGAAAACATTATGGCTTTAATTGGGGATGGTTCAATGACTGGTGGTCTTGCTTATGAAGGCCTTAATAATGCCGCAATTGAACCTCACAACTTAGTCGTTGTTGTCAACGACAACCAAATGTCAATTGATGATAACATCGGTGGCTTAGTCACAGTTTTAAAGAAGCTTCGTGATTCCAATGGTGAAACTAAAGAAAACCCATTTACAGCAATGGGCTTTGATTACCGCTATGTTGCTAATGGAAATGACATTGAATCAATGATTAAGGCATTTGAAGCAGTTAAAGATGTAGATCACCCAATTTTACTTCACATCAATACTTTAAAAGGTAAAGGCTATCAACCAGCTATCGACAACGAAGAAGCGCACCACTGGGTAATGCCTTTTGACCTTAAGACTGATAAGACTACCGTTCCAATGCCTGAAGGGCCCACCGCAAATTCAGTTGCTATGGACGTGATGAAAGAACATATTGAAGACGGCGACAAGATTATGGCAATCAATGCCGCAATTCCGGGTGTCTTCGGTCTTGATGAAATCAAAGAAAAATATCCAGCAAACTACCACGATGTGGGAATCGCTGAACAAGAATCAGTTGCTTTCGCTGCGGGAATGGCTAAAGAAGGCGCAATTCCAGTTTTATTTGAAAATTCTACTTTCTTGCAACGTGCATTTGATCAGTTATCACACGATGTTGCCGCTAACGATTTACCAGTAGTGATGATGGTCGCGGGGGGCGGAATGTCTGGTACTAGCAAGACTCACTTAGGTATTTTTGATCAAGTAATGGTTTCCAACTTGCCAAACTGGATTTACGTTGCCCCAACCACTTTAGCTGAAGAAAAGGCCATGATGGAATGGGCAATCAAGCAAAGAAAGCATCCCGTTGCCATTAAAATGCCTACTAAGCGTGTCCCTGAAGGCCAAGAATTCAGCCATGATTACTCCGAAATCAAATATGACATTAAACCAGGTAAAGATGTCGCAATCTTAGCTCTTGGCGACATGTATTCCATGCTGGGCGAAAGAGTTGCCGATAAACTTGGTGCAAGCTTAGTGAACCCAGTTTCTGCAAATATTCTCGACAAAGATACTCTTGATAAACTGGCTAATGAAAACAAGGTTATCATTACCTTAGAAGATAACCTTCTTGATGGTGGCTTTGGCGAAAAGGTTGCTTCTTATCTTGGAGATAAAGATGTCAAGATTTTGAACTATGGTCAAAAGCGCGTTTACACTGATCAAGTTCCACTAAAACAAATTTTGAAAGACAATCGAATGACAGTTGATCAAATTGTCGAAGACGTTAAAAATACTTAA